One genomic window of Sarcophilus harrisii chromosome X, mSarHar1.11, whole genome shotgun sequence includes the following:
- the LOC100920163 gene encoding olfactory receptor 139-like: MDHCSFPPQVSFLPPFQQVPAILKSDAWPRQGPVDLESGQNRTSVTEFILLGLTDRQELKPILFTVFLLAYVATVGGNLSILAAIVVEPKLHTPMYFFLGNLSLLDIGCITVTVPPMLVQLLSQDLSISFASCFSQLFFFHLLAGVDCHLLTAMAYDRFLAICRPLTYATRMSRAIQGSLIGVCWTISFCNALTHTVALSMLSFCGPNLVNHFYCDVPPLFGLSCSSTSLNEKLLFVGAVFMGVVPLTLISTSYAHVAAAVLRIRSTEGRKKAFSTCTSHLTIVCIFYGTGFFSYMRLGSVNASDKDKAIGILNTILSPMLNPLIYSLRNPDVQGALRRVFMGQRPME; the protein is encoded by the coding sequence ATGGACCATTGCTCCTTTCCCCCTCAAGTTTCATTCTTGCCCCCATTTCAGCAGGTCCCAGCTATCCTCAAATCCGATGCCTGGCCAAGGCAAGGGCCCGTGGATCTGGAGTCTGGTCAGAACAGGACGTCTGTgactgaattcatcctgctggggCTGACGGATCGTCAGGAACTGAAACCCATCCTCTTCACTGTCTTTCTTCTGGCCTATGTAGCCACTGTGGGTGGCAACCTGAGCATCTTGGCTGCCATCGTGGTGGAACCCAAGCTGCACACACCCATGTACTTCTTCCTGGGGAACTTGTCTCTCCTTGACATCGGATGCATCACTGTCACGGTGCCCCCAATGCTGGTACAGCTTCTGTCCCAAGATCTCTCCATTTCCTTTGCTTCCTGCTTTTCCCAGCTCTTCTTCTTCCACCTTCTGGCCGGTGTGGATTGCCACCTACTGACTGCCATGGCCTACGATCGCTTCTTAGCTATTTGCCGCCCATTGACCTATGCCACCCGAATGAGCAGGGCCATACAGGGGAGTCTGATAGGCGTATGCTGGACCATCTCTTTCTGCAATGCACTGACCCACACGGTGGCTCTGTCCATGCTTAGCTTCTGTGGCCCCAATTTGGTAAACCACTTCTACTGTGATGTGCCGCCACTTTTTGGGCTCTCCTGCTCCAGCACCAGTCTCAATGAGAAGCTGCTCTTTGTAGGTGCAGTCTTCATGGGAGTGGTGCCCCTGACGCTCATCTCTACCTCCTATGCCCACGTAGCCGCTGCCGTGCTGCGAATCCGTTCTACGGAGGGCCGGAAGAAGGCTTTCTCCACCTGCACCTCACACCTGACCATTGTGTGCATCTTCTATGGCACAGGCTTCTTCAGCTACATGCGCCTGGGCTCTGTTAACGCCTCAGACAAGGACAAAGCCATTGGGATCCTGAACACTATCCTCAGCCCTATGTTAAACCCACTCATCTACAGCCTCCGCAACCCTGATGTTCAGGGTGCCCTGCGAAGGGTGTTCATGGGCCAGAGGCCCATGGAATAA